The sequence below is a genomic window from Nicotiana tomentosiformis chromosome 6, ASM39032v3, whole genome shotgun sequence.
AGTTGTTCTAGAAGAGAAAAAACACAGCAACACAGAAAGAAGGGACTTCAAGAGAACAAGATTTCATTGTAGCGCCACTATCAAATATAATGATCTAAAGGTACAAGGAATATGTGCCAAGATCATACTTCCTGCACGAAATTATGATTCGGAAATTAACCATCATTATGACTTGATGTATTGATATTGAACCTTATTTTGACTCAAGGAGGAAAGACTCATCTCAGGGAGATAATGCTACAATACTAGAGCTAATTGCCACTACGAATCTTTCAGGCATGCATCTACCAGGGCGCAACCAATACTAATTCATCCGTAATTTGAGGGAGGGGATAACAGGAAACAAATACCTCAGAAGTTTGATTTTGTTAAAATTCATAGATTTATGATCACAAGTATCTTACTAAATACCATTcatatattcaatatttaataataaattcTGAGGATTGTTATGATAAAATGTACCTTGAGCATCCATTCATCAACTCCATGCCACGGGATGTTCTCCAGGCGATTATCAGCAATGTACTGCAGAAGAAAGAAAGCTATGAAACATTAGTCAGTGATGAAGAAATGGCTAAAAAAAGGCCTAAAACCTTAAGGTATTGGTTTTTTCTCCCCATAAATTCATCCACCCAGGCTTTCACCTCCCGTgattttggggggagggggggagggggggggtttGGGTTCAAATATTTCCAGTAGATTGATAGTACTTAAGTCTTCCCCTACTCTGGGTGATGCCACAAAATATACTTATAGTGTTGTCAACATTGTATATCTCTCTGCTAAGTAGTAACTAATAATTTTACGGTAATAGTTTATCTTAAATCTATGGAAGTTGAATCTTAAATTTGTAATAGCCAATGTCCTTAGTTATCAAATCAAAATATCTGTAAGAAAGTTAATATGTACAATTTGGGGATGCCAGCAGTCTTGGATTATTTAGTAAATCCAGAAGCTGTCAAACTCAAATCTAGACATTTCGCAAAGATTTGGGTTTGAACTTACGCTGTGAAGTGTTTCTCCAGGAAGTCCATTTAAAGAGGGAAATGCTTCCCTATCAAGTGAAAACACCTTGCTGCTTGCCTAGAAGAAGAAACATTTTAGAAGCAATTTTATACAACATGAACTGGAAATGTTAAAAGCTACTATAGGATAATCATACCTCAGTTGCATTCCTGACTTTCTTCTGGGACATGTTAAGGCACTCAGCTATTTTCTGATAGTTCCGGAGTAGCACAAGCAAATTAGAAGAAAGTGTAATATTTTACAATTAACTTTGTAAGCAACATTCAGAATATGATGCTGATCAATTCATTTTGACAGAACTTACCTCGATTGATGGAGTTATTCCATTCTCTTTAAGCTTGATTTTTGCATTACGGATCAAACTCAGTCTTTCATGTAGATGTATGGGCAATCTTAAGGTTCGTGAGTTCTCAACTAATGCTCTGGAGACGCCCTGAGAATTGGGGGAAAAGGAAATGAATGGTCATCATGATATTACAAACTTGCGCTGTtctagaaaaaactaaaaaacaaaAACTACATGGTGACCTCACCTGACGAATCCACCAATAAACATAAGTTGAGATTTTGAATCCTCTTGAGTGATCAAATTTCTCTATTCCACGAAGTAGTCCAATAAGGCCCCCCTACATGCAAATGAAGGAATTTTCCTTAAGAAGTGGCAATTTTCATTTTACAGTCTATTGACCAATGCACAAGTGCAAGAAGTTCTGCACCTGTAACTTTTGTTCATACAGTAAACACTTACCTGAATGAGGTCAGCCATTTCAGTACCGTTGGTATCATATCTTTGTGCAATTGACATGACAAGACGAACATTGCTCATCGCAAGCTTTTCTCTAGCCAAGGAACACTCTATTAATGTAGATCGTAAATCAGCACGagatattttcaaggaaatcgCAAGTTGATCGTCAGAAGGTTCACATCCCAATCTTTCCTTCAGCCTAAAATTTTCCATGTATTAAACAAGCTGGGTAAGTCATCTCTAGAACATGTCGATGGAAGTCATTGGATAAAAAAAACAGAAGAAACTTTCAAAGTGTAGCTGAAAATCCCAGTCCAACACATCACCTCCAATTTTATTAACATTTTCCCTTTGGGAAGTAAGGAGTTCTCTAGAATATCTAAACACAGAGGTGTACATAATGAAGCAAAGTACCATTTCTTCTCCAGCATTCCGCCTCCAATTTTTTTATTTACCTCTTACTCCATTTTTTATTAGATAAGGAAGCTAGTAAACACTGGCAACATAACACCGGCTTAAATGTGGTTCAATCCCAACATTCACAAGGGCATAACAACTTTTTATATTGAGTTTCAAGCTTTACAATAACATTCGTAGCAATTTGACCTCCAAAATTGTGAAAGAGATGTATTTAGGAAAATGTATAAAGCATAGTTGGAGAATCTTGGGAACAAAATGTTTGGTGGGTATTTGAGAAGAGGGATTAACCTGTGTGTTTCTAGTGGGTAAAACATAAGAGGGTAATTCATACAGTTCTCTTTCATAGTTCATTTCACTCTTTCTACAAATTTTCTTAAGTTCTTTATAGTCATTTTCACTACTAAAGTCTCATACAATGTTTGAGAAAGTAGGGGTGGTAGAGTTGGATCATGGATGGAGTTGAGAGCGCGGTACCTGGATTTCTGCTCTTCTAAATAAAGACCAAATTTGATTTTTTTGGATAGTTGCACCACTTCCGTGTGTGTCAGCAATTCTTGGCCTACTACACCATTTATGTAACCTTTTGAACGGTTTTGTAGTAGCTCTGGACCGATAACAGATCTCAGTCGCTTGCTTGAACTATCTGATGTGGCTGAATTTTTTGGAAGTAGATCTCTTTTGCGCGTATCCATTCTCCTCCGCCTAGCAGACGTCCCTGAACAAGTGATCTGCATCTTCTTCTTACAGTTGTTTTCATTTGTCATTGCCTTCTCAGCTGAAAGATTCCATTGCTTTTCAAGCATAGATTTCTGCAGCAGCAGAAGAACCTCCACCGAATCTTCTTCGCTGCAGCTGCCATTCTGCACCGAATCTTCTTCGCTGCAGCTGCCATTCTGCAACTGTTTGAACATTTGAACCCATGGCTCCGTATCGGAATCACGATTAGATGCAATATCTACATGCTCTTTAAGAGCCTTAACGGACTGCTTTTTCCGATTGGAAACATAACTAGGGCTATAATTAGATGAGTTCTTAGCATTGATCACATTCTTAGGAGAAGGAAAGTGATGGCAAGGCAAAGCATGATCACTGACACAAAACTTTTCAGTAAGATCAGAATAATAGAAGGAAGAGCTTAGGATTCTGTTTCCAGCACTGAGTCCAATAATGGCCATCATGAGGGCTATGACTTTCTAAAAGCCAAGACTACTACACGGCGCTTAACAAGATAGCTGAATTCCAACCATATCAGCTGATGACCAGGCTGTTTCTTGAATTTATCTCCCACTTGTCAAGCTATAACAAAAGAGTGAATTAGTTTCTAAAATAAGGATAGTAAGCAGAGAATTCGGACAATCAATTAGTTATGCGCGAGTTTTGCTGACTAATCAACTTGTTTAATTTTCTTTAGGATGAGAAATGAAAACAGGAAAAACCAGTTAGGTGCAGGAAGTAGGAGATTCACCATGCTTCCCTACACCTATAAAAAGGGCGACAGAAGGAAATCTCTGCTCATTTTTATTCCTAAACCAGTTAGGTGCAGGAAGCAGGAAAAATCAAGTTGTGCTAAGAATTCTTAATCATCTAGTTCACTAAGTGGAATTCATAAAAGAAATTTCACAATACACAAACAGGTAAGACATGAACAAATTGCTAAAACGCATTGTCATGATTCATGAATAGAATTAACGTAAAAATATATAAGTTTGAATAAAGTTGAACACCAATAATTTATGAACGTGTGCAACAACTAGAAAATAATTAATTACGCATACTTCTTATTATAAACATGGTAACATATTTGTACTGAAACACAAAAGAGAATGCAACAACGAGGAAACGTGCAAGGCGATCATTACGAGAGGAACTAAGAATAATCAAATCAAATATTATATCAAACATGAGTAGTATGAAGATCTCAAGTGATCTGTTCAGCTTATTGTACCTGAATTTAGCAGTTGCACCCAACAGTGTGAGTGAGTGTGTGTGAGAGTGAAAATATTGTTTTGAGAATGTTGCTAACCGAAATGATACTGTATTTCTTTGTTTTTGGTTTGTAATTTGTTGAATTATTAGAATGATCGAAAAATGAGAAAGTACTGGTGGAAAATAACGGGAGGAGAGGCGGTGATTCTGGATATCGGGTACAGGAGAGAAGTTAACAGCCATTGGCTGGAGAGATATTTGGTGCTGGCTTCGTGTGGCGTTGGCCCTCTTCTCTGGTTTCCCAGCGTTACACGTactcttttcttttcatttttgtcCTCTATCTTTATCTTTGGAAATCGacactttttcttcttttttttctccttttttttttcatcttgaatatgtacaaaatgtATACTGAAAATGTGTAGGATGACGCGCAGAAATTGACGACTATAAATTGATCACTGGTAAGCTTCATTACTCACGTTTCCGTATTTATCGCAAGTATCAAAACGAATAACGACTATTAATTTGATGATTGGAAAGCACTATAAAGATGTCTTTGATTGAAATTTTAGCCATTTACCACCAACGGAAATTAACTCTTCACAATGTAAGTCATATTGTACACAATCAGTAGAAGTAGTACCTACCTGGGACAAGTCTGGAATACCTGACTGATTTTGTGCAAAAACTATGGAAGAACGAAGAAAAGCAGGAAATTTGGAATAAGTCCATCGACTAGTTTCAGATAAAAGGAGgagattatatttgcaaaactTTTTTAAGAAAAGCACACAATTTTAAAAGTGACCTAAGAGAAGACTATTTGTGCAATTCTACCATTTATTTGTACTTTTTTAATTATTGGGAGACTATACTGATACCAGTAAACTATTTGTATCTTGTTCACCATAATAAAACTATTTTTACGTCTTGCCATATCGTCATTATATGCCAGTCCTTCACTTTGTGGACAATGTGAAACAACACACATAtagtaaaattttaaaaaaataacattGTATAATCACTATTTTAGGCTATAAGGAATTGACATGGAAAAGCTACATCTTTTCTCCTTGTGACAAGAAGCAAAACGCTACATTTGCATTTTCATAATGTTCTGTTGAATAGTATGTGTAGAAAGCTCCCTAAGTACATGCTCTTTCTCTGCCCCTCCTCCCACAAAAAAAGGACGCGTGTTTTAATTTTGGAAACGATATGTCACGACCAAAAAAGATTGTGATGGTGCGTAAAGTccactcgctaggcaagccaatattaatATACAATTACTCattttaacattaattaaaaaatagtttAATAAGAAATAAAGCTGTAGAAATTCAAAATTATTACAATAACTTCAAACGCTGACTAATCAAATCCCGGAATCTGGTgttacaagtacatgagcatattaGAAGTGCTACAATCaaatgtctgaatgaaaatacaactgtttgaaacgAAATAAACAGTAAAACTAGTTAAGGAAAGAGACTTTAGGGGCTGCGAtcgtcgtgcagctatacctcaaatctCCGTAAAAAGCTAATCCGAGCAAGCCTCTACTAGCTGCTGCTGGGACcaacaccagaatctgcacaagaagtgcagaagtgtagcatgagtacaaccgaccccgtatactctgtaagtgccgagcctaacctcaacgaagtagtgacgaggctataacaaggCACTCACTATAAGCCGTgcgaatataaataaaataatagcaGAAATAGAGGAAAAACAAGAATTCAATATAAAACCGAAACTGAAAACACATAACAGAGGACCCTAGAATAACACCTATGCTCAACTTCTCAATTCAACACAGATACAGTAACAACAGTTAAACACAGTAAGATATGTTATCTCTGTTGCGGCAcgtaacccgatccataaatatatataaatatcgttgcggcgtgcaactcgatcccaaacATTAATACCAATATCCATTAcgtcgtgcaatccgatcccacataataatatcaatatccgTTGCGGCATGTAATCCGATCCCACATAATAATACCAAtaaccgttgcggcatgcaacccgatcccacacatTAATAATATAAATGAACATCTACAACTAACTATGGCGTAACTCAGATAAAATGCAATAAaagaattacataattaaaaacaTAAAATGGATCAAAGTAGTTATCTAACAATACACAAGGTCGATAAGCAAGTAAAGACATTCAATAAATAAAGACACAGATACATGAAAACAAttagcaattaaggcatgtaacggATAAAGGCATAAATTTAACAAGTAAAGGCAAGtaacaattaaagcatttaacaaGTAATAACATAGATTAAATGAAGGcatgaaataattaaaaataataaataaatattccaACCCGCATGCTTAACTTGTGACcatgtatatacactcgtcaccttgcatatacgccgtCCCCGGACATAAATCAAATATCAAATAATCTaatcaagtcctaattccctcaagtcaaagatagacacgacacttacctctttgcgcAACCAACCCAACAatcaaccacggcttttcctttcgaacaagcctccaaaccaactaaatctagccaaatattatttaaacaatttaaaataagctttagaaactacccaggAATGAAACAGATTCAATCGATgaatttgaaaaagtcaactccgtgcCCAATTGGTCAAAATCTGAGATTCAGACTAAAATTCGATAACTCATTCACTCTCGAGCCCGGTTAtataatttgtttcgaaatcgacctcaatttgaggtctaaatctcaattttataaaattcctaaattctactcaaatctctaatttctaccataaaaattctaaatttggagttaaaaactcatgaaaagtaatggcgAATTGAAAGAAAGCggattagagttgcttaccaatgattttAGGAAGAAGAACTCTAAAGAAAattgcctctagagtgtttagggttgagaaaaggtgtaaaatgagctaagtcccattttccctcttttaccgagttgtaggtatcgcaattgcgaattgTTGTTCATAATTgcgaccatcgcaaatgcgaaacactggtcgcaaatgcgaacaatacCCCCAACCTGCTAAAGTCGCAACTGTGACAAAAACAATGCATTTGTGATACAATCCTTCATCTCAAATGCGGTCAaaggttcacaattgcgaacctgACTAAGTCTGCTGTCCAGTCGCAAAAGTGACCAAGCATTCACAAAAGCAATCCAGTGGTATCTACAATTGCGAATaactctttgcaaatgcgaagaccgCCCAACCCAGCCcattttcgcaaat
It includes:
- the LOC104119752 gene encoding RNA polymerase sigma factor sigA-like, translating into MMAIIGLSAGNRILSSSFYYSDLTEKFCVSDHALPCHHFPSPKNVINAKNSSNYSPSYVSNRKKQSVKALKEHVDIASNRDSDTEPWVQMFKQLQNGSCSEEDSVQNGSCSEEDSVEVLLLLQKSMLEKQWNLSAEKAMTNENNCKKKMQITCSGTSARRRRMDTRKRDLLPKNSATSDSSSKRLRSVIGPELLQNRSKGYINGVVGQELLTHTEVVQLSKKIKFGLYLEEQKSRLKERLGCEPSDDQLAISLKISRADLRSTLIECSLAREKLAMSNVRLVMSIAQRYDTNGTEMADLIQGGLIGLLRGIEKFDHSRGFKISTYVYWWIRQGVSRALVENSRTLRLPIHLHERLSLIRNAKIKLKENGITPSIEKIAECLNMSQKKVRNATEASSKVFSLDREAFPSLNGLPGETLHSYIADNRLENIPWHGVDEWMLKDEVNNLISSTLREREREIVRLYYGLDNECLTWEDISRRIGLSRERVRQVGLVALEKLKHAARKRRLDAMLVKH